One stretch of Rhodopirellula islandica DNA includes these proteins:
- a CDS encoding TrmH family RNA methyltransferase — MTETMRDLDDPRLSPYRDLRHREAEEGFIAEGSVVVRRLLQSDLGVRSVLIHEGREAKYLPLIPKGVPVYLIARELGKQLAGYDFHRGVLAHGVSPTIHPMEDFRDTAQPSLALALVGLSDPENVGSLLRSAAALGVRDILLGPRTISPMTRRVIRVSMASVFRHRFYQFDQPAEQLRDLATAGFASIATLLDDTAIPLIDLPQAITSKRRILIVGNEAKGLPPEVAKAATHRSTLPMRNNTDSLNVGVASAIFLYELTRAQDADHENG, encoded by the coding sequence TTGACCGAAACCATGAGGGACCTCGATGACCCCCGGCTCTCGCCTTACCGCGATTTGCGGCATCGTGAAGCGGAGGAAGGATTCATCGCCGAAGGCAGCGTGGTCGTACGCCGTTTGTTGCAAAGCGATCTGGGGGTTCGGTCCGTGCTGATCCACGAGGGGCGTGAAGCAAAGTACTTGCCTCTGATTCCCAAAGGTGTGCCCGTCTACCTGATCGCCCGGGAACTCGGCAAACAGCTTGCTGGCTACGACTTTCACCGGGGCGTGCTGGCGCATGGTGTCAGCCCCACCATCCACCCGATGGAGGACTTTCGCGACACAGCCCAGCCATCATTGGCGTTGGCTCTGGTCGGCCTGAGCGATCCTGAAAACGTGGGCAGCCTGCTTCGTTCCGCCGCTGCGTTGGGCGTGCGAGACATTCTTCTGGGACCGCGAACAATCTCGCCGATGACACGACGCGTGATCCGAGTCAGCATGGCGTCGGTGTTTCGCCATCGCTTCTATCAATTTGACCAACCCGCCGAACAATTGCGTGACCTGGCGACCGCCGGATTCGCCTCGATCGCCACCCTGTTGGATGACACTGCGATTCCTCTGATTGATCTCCCCCAAGCGATCACGTCCAAGCGACGGATCTTGATCGTCGGCAACGAGGCCAAGGGCTTGCCACCCGAGGTTGCCAAAGCAGCCACCCACCGCAGCACGCTGCCGATGCGAAACAACACGGACAGTCTCAACGTGGGAGTCGCCTCAGCCATTTTCCTGTACGAGCTGACTCGAGCACAGGACGCCGATCATGAAAACGGCTGA
- a CDS encoding DUF4332 domain-containing protein produces the protein MNDRGQMLCQILRAAHCRSTHHHFALDATELVQTDSGKRLVSQLRRHHTRYFSGAKDPDVRFRDFQNHVVHVDDGYWGGAPRVAHQWYDRLQRYLHQSRFDDAAHAAGVLSHYVTDPIQPLHTAQTPMEKVLHRPIEWCITQNYADLFAQWQQDPTRIVFQLSDQPGWLGEAILQSARLAHSHYQTLLDNFDLAASESDSKRGLNEVSRRIISQLIGLSVTGLARIIERAAFDAEQRSGRPIPTAGLTLPTVLSTIRVPDRLWLRRITHQTERAKVQMLIDEFRRTGDVEQHLPSEVRVLQRVRVIYHREKEYRQAKAKLAAARESLLAAEETERQSQTAEANLLPFVSTEANVRLQVTDPLVDAPSIGKKTAARFAGIGIHSVGDFLKADETMMTRRLDTRWITLATLHAWRCQTMLMCQLPSMLAREVQLLVGAGYMTTDALAKTDATTLHAAVEAYAATYSGRRYLRGAEPPTIDRLEVMIGDAAHAMVKLKRDNAMHRDESGSTDSSKADQRTNPTTNQARQSPQRRAA, from the coding sequence ATGAACGATCGAGGCCAAATGCTTTGTCAGATTTTGCGTGCTGCCCACTGTCGTAGCACCCATCATCACTTCGCCCTGGACGCGACCGAATTGGTTCAAACCGATTCGGGGAAGCGTTTGGTTTCCCAATTGCGACGGCATCACACCCGCTATTTCAGCGGCGCCAAAGATCCCGACGTGCGTTTTCGTGATTTTCAAAATCACGTGGTTCACGTCGATGACGGCTACTGGGGCGGCGCACCTCGCGTCGCTCACCAGTGGTACGACCGACTGCAGCGGTACCTGCACCAATCACGTTTTGACGACGCCGCCCACGCCGCCGGTGTCCTCAGCCACTACGTGACCGACCCGATCCAGCCGCTGCACACAGCACAAACACCGATGGAAAAGGTTCTGCACCGTCCTATCGAATGGTGCATCACCCAAAATTACGCGGATCTGTTTGCTCAGTGGCAACAGGATCCGACACGAATCGTCTTCCAATTGTCCGACCAACCTGGCTGGCTCGGCGAAGCGATCCTGCAATCCGCTCGCTTGGCCCACAGTCACTACCAAACACTGCTGGACAACTTTGACTTGGCTGCGTCGGAATCCGATTCCAAACGCGGTCTGAATGAAGTTTCCCGCCGCATCATTTCTCAGTTGATCGGTCTGTCAGTGACCGGTCTGGCGAGAATCATCGAACGAGCCGCCTTCGATGCCGAACAACGCAGCGGTCGTCCCATTCCCACCGCGGGGCTGACCCTGCCAACGGTGCTGTCGACCATCCGGGTCCCCGACCGATTGTGGCTACGAAGGATCACGCACCAAACCGAGCGTGCCAAGGTCCAAATGCTGATCGATGAATTCCGACGCACCGGCGACGTGGAACAACACCTGCCCAGCGAAGTGCGTGTCCTGCAACGGGTGCGAGTGATCTACCATCGCGAAAAGGAGTACCGCCAAGCGAAGGCCAAATTGGCCGCCGCCCGCGAATCCTTGCTGGCCGCCGAAGAAACCGAGCGTCAATCTCAAACCGCTGAAGCGAACCTGTTGCCGTTTGTCAGCACCGAAGCCAACGTCCGCTTGCAGGTGACCGATCCGCTGGTGGATGCACCGTCGATCGGCAAAAAGACCGCCGCTCGGTTTGCCGGCATCGGCATTCACAGCGTGGGCGATTTTTTGAAAGCCGACGAGACAATGATGACACGTCGGTTGGACACGCGCTGGATCACGTTGGCCACGCTGCATGCCTGGCGTTGCCAGACGATGCTGATGTGCCAACTGCCATCCATGTTGGCTCGTGAAGTCCAACTGCTCGTGGGTGCCGGCTACATGACCACCGATGCACTCGCGAAAACCGATGCCACGACGTTGCATGCCGCGGTGGAAGCCTACGCGGCGACCTATTCGGGCCGCCGATACCTTCGTGGTGCCGAGCCTCCGACCATCGATCGACTGGAAGTCATGATCGGCGACGCCGCTCACGCGATGGTCAAACTCAAACGCGACAACGCGATGCACCGCGACGAATCGGGGAGCACCGATTCAAGCAAGGCGGATCAACGCACCAATCCCACGACCAATCAGGCGAGGCAGTCACCCCAGCGACGCGCCGCCTGA
- a CDS encoding TolC family protein produces MDRQTSLSLRKQTRRRRLASWLGVAVAASTLTSGCHWAQKIPDGPHDTKTSYHDHSAMRIEYPEVAQCATPVVSAAVSAAQPNTLEDPANLPSVELTLEQAVQQALRSSPVLRTIGGTVVSAPTSATTVFTPGLANADPLGGVEAALANFDAQYSQSLFWNKVDQPQNIASAGLGAAFTPTTSQATQATFSNELSKRTATGAQFALRSNIGYDRNNRPFRQFQSDFIGYLEAEYRQPLMRGAGTTYNRIAGSAGANGVVGQYNGVLIARVNEDVALADFEAAVIQLVSDVEQAYWDLTTSYRLLEATAKGRESALQTFQYQQVRLEVGTGRRDEEAQARSQYYQFEAQVKSALAGENGLYAREQALRYLIGLPATDGALLRPTTDPLNAKVVFDWQSALGQALDRRVEVRRQKYTVKRREMELLASRLNRRPQMDFVGQYRWRGLGDNLIGPGDQGLNDNLVDSITGGNYQEWTAGVEFLAPIGLRAASSAVAHAKLNLQRERAVLAETELRISHDLSDAARSIDLTFELVETNYNRYLADLRQVEVLRRRYRDGTDNINFLLQAQRQVVTSESEFYSSISDYNLAIRDFHQEKGSLLAYNQVNLTEGAWCPGAERDAYELGRFLEPRRHPEKVSAPRPLTSGQFDPTAVQSTMGATSYEATQPAPATSEIAQPVPMAQDGMIEVEVTPSN; encoded by the coding sequence ATGGATCGGCAAACGTCTCTCTCTTTGCGCAAACAAACCCGTCGTCGTCGCTTGGCCTCATGGCTGGGCGTCGCGGTGGCGGCATCCACGCTGACCAGCGGATGCCATTGGGCGCAGAAAATCCCGGACGGTCCGCACGACACCAAGACGTCGTACCACGACCATTCGGCGATGCGGATCGAGTATCCCGAGGTGGCCCAGTGTGCCACGCCGGTTGTGTCGGCGGCGGTTTCCGCGGCTCAGCCCAACACGCTGGAAGACCCCGCGAATTTGCCCAGCGTCGAGCTGACGCTCGAACAAGCGGTTCAGCAGGCGTTGCGTTCCAGCCCGGTGCTGCGAACGATTGGTGGCACGGTGGTGAGTGCTCCAACATCCGCGACGACGGTCTTCACGCCAGGTCTGGCAAACGCCGATCCGCTGGGCGGTGTGGAAGCGGCACTGGCCAACTTTGATGCTCAGTACAGCCAATCGTTGTTCTGGAACAAAGTGGATCAGCCCCAGAACATCGCTTCGGCAGGTTTGGGAGCGGCATTCACACCGACCACCTCTCAAGCCACCCAAGCCACGTTCTCCAACGAACTGTCCAAACGCACCGCCACCGGTGCCCAGTTCGCTTTGCGGAGCAACATTGGTTACGACCGAAACAACCGACCATTTCGTCAGTTCCAAAGTGATTTCATTGGCTACCTCGAAGCGGAGTACCGTCAACCTTTGATGCGAGGTGCCGGGACAACTTACAACCGGATCGCGGGATCGGCTGGGGCCAACGGCGTGGTCGGCCAGTACAACGGAGTTTTGATCGCTCGGGTCAACGAAGACGTTGCCTTGGCTGATTTCGAGGCCGCGGTGATCCAGTTGGTTTCCGATGTGGAGCAAGCCTACTGGGACCTGACGACTTCGTACCGATTGTTGGAAGCGACCGCGAAGGGCCGGGAATCGGCGTTGCAAACGTTCCAGTACCAACAGGTGCGATTGGAAGTCGGCACGGGCCGGCGTGACGAGGAAGCTCAAGCTCGTTCGCAGTACTACCAATTCGAGGCTCAAGTCAAATCCGCTTTGGCGGGCGAGAACGGTTTGTACGCTCGCGAACAAGCCTTGCGTTATCTGATTGGCTTGCCTGCGACCGACGGTGCTTTGTTGCGTCCGACCACCGATCCACTCAACGCGAAAGTCGTGTTTGATTGGCAAAGTGCGTTGGGACAAGCGCTTGATCGCCGAGTCGAAGTGCGTCGCCAAAAGTACACGGTCAAACGCCGTGAAATGGAACTGCTGGCGTCGCGTTTGAACCGTCGACCGCAAATGGACTTCGTCGGCCAATACCGCTGGCGAGGTTTGGGGGACAACTTGATCGGACCTGGCGATCAAGGGCTCAACGACAACTTGGTCGATTCGATCACGGGCGGGAACTACCAGGAGTGGACCGCCGGCGTCGAGTTTTTGGCGCCGATCGGATTGCGTGCCGCCAGTTCCGCCGTGGCTCATGCCAAGCTGAACCTGCAACGTGAACGTGCCGTTCTGGCCGAAACCGAACTGCGGATCAGCCACGATTTGTCCGATGCGGCTCGTTCCATTGACCTGACATTTGAATTGGTGGAAACCAATTACAACCGCTACTTGGCGGATTTGCGTCAGGTGGAGGTGCTGCGTCGCCGCTATCGTGACGGGACCGACAACATCAACTTCTTGTTGCAAGCCCAGCGGCAGGTGGTCACCAGCGAATCGGAGTTCTACAGCTCGATCAGCGACTACAACCTGGCCATTCGAGATTTTCACCAAGAGAAGGGATCGTTGTTGGCTTACAACCAAGTCAACTTGACCGAGGGAGCCTGGTGCCCAGGTGCCGAACGCGATGCGTATGAGCTGGGACGATTCCTCGAACCACGTCGTCATCCCGAGAAGGTCTCCGCACCACGCCCATTGACGTCGGGGCAGTTTGATCCGACCGCGGTTCAGTCGACGATGGGAGCGACTTCGTACGAAGCCACGCAGCCTGCACCGGCAACGTCGGAAATCGCTCAGCCGGTGCCCATGGCCCAAGACGGCATGATCGAAGTTGAGGTCACGCCAAGCAATTGA